Proteins found in one Triticum aestivum cultivar Chinese Spring chromosome 4D, IWGSC CS RefSeq v2.1, whole genome shotgun sequence genomic segment:
- the LOC123100826 gene encoding protein NRT1/ PTR FAMILY 8.2-like: MAAGATTMDGTVNLSGEPAVRGKTGGWRACPFILANECCERLAYYGMSSNLVNYMIDRLHQGNAAAATNVNNWSGTCYVMPLLGAFIADAYLGRFRTIAAFMSLYIAGLALLTLTATVPGLRPPDCAGCKPAAGQTAAFFTALYLIAVGTGGIKPCVSSFGADQFDDADPREMRSKSSFFNWFYMSINVGALVASSVLVWVQMNVGWGWGFGIPAAAMAVAVVSFLMGSRLYRYQKPGGSPLTRMLQVVVAACRKSHVPLPADPSLLHEVASPDGKAAIEGSRRLEHTEQLRCLDKAAVVTTPGGAEEEDEGPWRLCTVTQVEELKSMVRLLPVWASGIVMSAVYSQMSTMFVLQGNTLDPRMGASFKIPAASLSIFDTIAVIVWALAYDRLIVPAARRITGHPRGFTQLQRMGIGLVISIFSMVAAGVLEVVRLHVAATHGMLDSKEYLPMSIFWQVPQYFIVGAAEVFTFVGQIEFFYDQSPDAMRSMGSALSLTSNALGNYLSTLLVVIVTAISTRNGGLGWIPDDNLNRGHLDYFYWVLAVLSALNFIVYLWIAKWYKYKATAPPAAASVVAIDDTN, translated from the coding sequence ATGGCGGCGGGTGCGACGACGATGGATGGCACCGTGAATCTCTCCGGCGAGCCGGCGGTGAGGGGCAAGACGGGGGGTTGGAGGGCGTGCCCCTTCATCCTGGCCAACGAGTGCTGCGAGCGCCTCGCCTACTACGGCATGAGCTCCAATCTGGTCAACTACATGATCGACCGCCTCCACCAGggcaacgccgccgccgccaccaacgtCAACAACTGGTCCGGCACCTGCTACGTCATGCCCCTCCtcggcgccttcatcgccgacgCCTACCTCGGCCGCTTCCGCACCATCGCCGCCTTCATGTCCCTCTACATCGCCGGCCTCGCCCTCCTCACCCTCACCGCCACCGTGCCCGGCCTCCGCCCGCCCGACTGCGCCGGCTGCAAGCCCGCCGCCGGCCAGACCGCCGCCTTCTTCACCGCGCTCTACCTCATCGCCGTCGGCACCGGCGGCATCAAGCCCTGCGTCTCCTCCTTCGGCGCCGACCAGTTCGACGACGCCGACCCGCGCGAGATGCGCAGCAAGAGCTCCTTCTTCAACTGGTTCTACATGTCCATCAACGTCGGCGCCCTCGTCGCCTCCTCGGTGCTCGTCTGGGTCCAGATGAACGTCGGCTGGGGCTGGGGATTCGGCAtccccgccgccgccatggccgtcgCCGTCGTCAGCTTCCTCATGGGGAGCAGGCTCTACAGGTACCAGAAGCCCGGGGGCAGCCCGCTCACCAGGATGCTGCAGGTCGTGGTCGCCGCCTGCAGGAAGTCGCACGTTCCTCTCCCCGCCGACCCCTCCCTGCTGCACGAGGTGGCGTCGCCGGACGGCAAGGCCGCCATCGAGGGCAGCAGGAGGCTGGAGCACACGGAGCAGCTGAGGTGCCTGGACAAGGCCGCCGTGGTGACGACGCCCGGCGGCGCTGAAGAAGAGGACGAGGGCCCGTGGAGGCTGTGCACGGTGACGCAGGTGGAGGAGCTCAAGAGCATGGTGCGGCTGCTGCCGGTGTGGGCGAGCGGCATCGTCATGTCGGCGGTGTACAGCCAGATGAGCACCATGTTCGTGCTCCAGGGCAACACCCTCGACCCGCGCATGGGCGCCTCCTTCAAGATCCCCGCCGCCTCGCTCTCCATCTTCGACACCATCGCCGTCATCGTCTGGGCGCTGGCCTACGACCGGCTCATCGTGCCCGCCGCGCGCCGGATCACGGGCCACCCGCGCGGCTTCACGCAGCTCCAGCGCATGGGCATCGGCCTGGTGATATCCATCTtctccatggtggccgccggggtgcTGGAAGTTGTcaggctccacgtcgccgccacACACGGCATGCTGGACTCCAAGGAGTACCTGCCCATGTCCATCTTCTGGCAGGTGCCGCAGTACTTCATCGTGGGGGCGGCGGAGGTGTTCACGTTCGTGGGGCAGATCGAGTTCTTCTACGACCAGTCGCCGGACGCCATGAGGAGCATGGGGTCGGCGCTGTCGCTCACGTCCAACGCGCTGGGCAACTACCTGAGCACGCTGCTGGTGGTGATCGTGACGGCCATCTCGACGAGGAACGGCGGCCTCGGGTGGATCCCGGATGACAACCTCAACCGGGGGCACCTCGACTACTTCTACTGGGTGCTGGCCGTGCTCAGCGCCCTCAACTTCATCGTCTACCTCTGGATAGCAAAGTGGTACAAGTACAAGGCCACAGCACCTCCTGCAGCAGCTTCAGTCGTTGCCATCGACGACACCAATTAG